Proteins encoded in a region of the Panicum hallii strain FIL2 chromosome 3, PHallii_v3.1, whole genome shotgun sequence genome:
- the LOC112887622 gene encoding reticulon-like protein B9, with amino-acid sequence MPPHVESSSSDDDGPATRLFHRRRSVHKLLGRWKVADILLWRNKNLSAGILAGATLVWFLFDVVEYNVVTLLCHIALLGMLLLFIWSNAAPLFDSLVFCRRPPHIPEAIVSEKAFREIAQTTQYKLAHFVSILYDIACGKDLKKFLMVIGSLWVLAVVGDTCSFTTLLYVGFLCALTLPPLYERYETEVDHIVAKGGEDLKKFYEKVDSNVLNKIPRGPIKTKVR; translated from the exons ATGCCTCCTCATGTTGAGAGCAGTTCTTCTGACGATGATGGACCGGCAACAAGGCTATTTCATAGACGCAGATCAGTTCATAAGCTACTCggtcgatggaaag TCGCGGACATCCTGCTATGGAGGAACAAAAACCTATCAGCAGGGATCCTCGCAGGGGCAACACTGGTCTGGTTCCTGTTCGACGTGGTTGAGTACAACGTAGTAACGCTCCTTTGTCACATTGCACTCCTTGGGATGCTTCTGCTCTTCATCTGGTCGAACGCCGCGCCTCTCTTTGACAG TCTCGTGTTTTGCAGGCGGCCTCCACATATTCCAGAGGCCATTGTTTCTGAAAAAGCGTTCAGAGAAATTGCACAGACCACCCAGTACAAACTGGCTCACTTTGTATCAATCCTGTATGACATTGCATGCGGGAAGGATCTCAAGAAGTTTCTCATG GTGATTGGATCTTTGTGGGTACTGGCAGTAGTTGGAGATACTTGCAGCTTCACCACACTGTTATATGTTG GATTTTTGTGTGCTCTGACTTTACCGCCATTATATGAAAGATACGAAACAGAAGTGGACCATATTGTTGCCAAAGGGGGTGAAGACCTCAAGAAATTCTACGAGAAGGTTGACTCCAATGTCCTCAACAAGATACCAAGAGGCCCTATCAAGACAAAAGTTCGCTAA